A stretch of the Sulfurospirillum sp. UCH001 genome encodes the following:
- a CDS encoding radical SAM protein, translated as MSNIIFGPITSRRFGQSLGIDLSPNSKQCNFDCLYCELKGAKTVNSASNTPSVQEVLDALNEALHKHHNLDVITLTANGEPTLYPKLDTLVDEILKIKKETKLLILSNGSTIADPLIQNTLSKLDIVKLSLDCVSPKCFKKLDRAHKGIEISQIVEGMKSFRERYAGELVIEILVVDGLNDTEEEFQALNEALYAISPDRIDVGTIDRPPAYEVKGVSIERLIELSNILQNLPVSIAYKKNYIPQKRYFNEEEIYELLVRRPQSFEDIALCFDEKSLENLAHLVEEKRLYVKNIAGVNFYKVV; from the coding sequence ATGAGTAATATTATCTTTGGACCGATTACTTCTAGACGTTTTGGTCAATCGCTTGGTATAGACCTTAGCCCAAATTCCAAACAATGCAATTTTGACTGTCTTTATTGTGAGCTAAAAGGTGCAAAAACTGTCAATAGCGCGAGCAATACTCCATCTGTTCAAGAAGTGCTAGATGCGCTCAATGAGGCGTTACACAAACATCACAATTTAGATGTTATTACACTCACTGCCAATGGCGAACCGACACTGTATCCTAAATTAGATACCTTGGTTGATGAGATACTCAAGATAAAAAAAGAGACGAAACTATTGATTCTTTCCAATGGTTCAACCATTGCAGATCCTTTGATTCAAAATACTCTTTCAAAACTTGATATTGTTAAACTCTCTTTAGATTGTGTGAGCCCTAAATGTTTTAAGAAACTTGATCGTGCGCATAAAGGTATTGAGATTAGCCAGATTGTTGAGGGCATGAAAAGCTTTAGAGAACGTTATGCGGGTGAGCTTGTTATAGAAATTTTAGTCGTTGATGGCTTAAATGATACCGAGGAAGAATTTCAAGCTTTAAATGAAGCATTATATGCCATAAGCCCTGATCGCATTGATGTTGGAACGATAGATCGTCCGCCTGCATATGAGGTAAAAGGTGTGAGTATTGAACGCTTAATTGAGCTTTCAAATATACTACAAAATTTACCGGTTTCTATCGCGTACAAGAAAAATTACATTCCTCAAAAAAGATATTTTAATGAAGAAGAGATCTACGAGCTTCTTGTAAGACGACCTCAAAGCTTTGAAGATATTGCACTCTGTTTTGATGAGAAGAGCCTCGAAAATCTTGCACATTTAGTTGAAGAAAAGCGATTATATGTGAAAAATATTGCTGGAGTAAATTTTTATAAAGTAGTATAG
- the hemE gene encoding uroporphyrinogen decarboxylase: MIFVDACFGKKTPYTPVWMMRQAGRYLPEYMEVRAQAGDFLSLCKDPEKACEVTLQPVDILGVDAAILFSDILVVPLEMGMELQFLKGEGPVFTHPIKNQADLDKLDVQKAIDGLEYVYETIRLIRGKLAADKALIGFCGAPWTLATYMIEGQGTKTYALVKKLIYSDPTFMHALLKKVTEVLKGYMDRQIQNGANVVMIFDSWAAALEESAYFEFSWSYMKEISAYLKAKYPHVPVILFPKGISGYLDKIDGEFDVFGVDWSTPLELAKEKLGHKYVLQGNMEPTRLYSKEAIDKGISHIVNVMKNERHVFNLGHGILPDIPVENAKYFINQVQTRTKL, encoded by the coding sequence ATGATTTTTGTAGATGCGTGTTTCGGTAAAAAAACTCCTTATACTCCAGTATGGATGATGCGTCAAGCGGGACGCTATTTACCAGAGTATATGGAAGTAAGAGCACAAGCAGGGGATTTTTTATCTCTGTGTAAAGACCCTGAGAAGGCATGCGAAGTCACGCTTCAGCCTGTGGATATTTTAGGTGTTGATGCTGCTATTTTATTTAGCGATATTTTAGTTGTTCCTCTAGAAATGGGAATGGAACTTCAGTTTTTAAAAGGTGAGGGGCCTGTTTTCACACATCCTATTAAGAACCAAGCTGATCTTGACAAACTGGATGTTCAAAAAGCTATTGATGGTTTAGAATACGTTTATGAAACCATTCGCCTTATTCGTGGCAAACTTGCTGCAGATAAAGCATTGATTGGTTTTTGTGGTGCGCCTTGGACACTTGCAACCTATATGATTGAAGGACAAGGTACTAAAACGTACGCATTGGTAAAAAAGCTTATCTATTCTGATCCAACGTTTATGCATGCATTACTTAAAAAAGTAACGGAAGTGCTTAAAGGGTATATGGATCGTCAAATTCAAAATGGCGCTAACGTTGTGATGATTTTCGACTCATGGGCTGCAGCACTTGAAGAGAGTGCTTACTTTGAATTTAGCTGGTCATATATGAAAGAGATTAGCGCTTATCTCAAAGCTAAATACCCACATGTTCCAGTGATTTTGTTTCCAAAAGGTATCAGTGGTTACCTTGATAAAATCGATGGCGAGTTTGATGTTTTTGGCGTGGATTGGTCAACGCCACTTGAGCTTGCAAAAGAAAAATTGGGTCATAAATATGTCCTTCAAGGAAATATGGAACCAACACGCCTTTACAGTAAAGAAGCCATTGATAAAGGGATTTCTCATATCGTCAATGTTATGAAAAATGAACGTCATGTCTTCAATTTAGGACATGGAATTCTCCCAGATATTCCTGTAGAAAACGCAAAATACTTCATTAATCAAGTCCAAACGCGTACTAAACTATAA
- the gyrA gene encoding DNA gyrase subunit A — MDNIFDSNQDIKTISIEESIKTSYLDYSMSVIIGRALPDARDGLKPVHRRILYAMNDLAISSRSPYKKSARIVGDVIGKYHPHGDTAVYDALVRMAQPFSMRIPMVDGQGNFGSIDGDNAAAMRYTEARMTPLAEELLRDLDKDTVDFVPNYDDSMVEPDVLPSRVPNLLLNGSSGIAVGMATNIPPHCLDELLDGLLLLIDNPEATLEEIMEFIKGPDFPTSGIIFGKKGIIEAYRTGRGRVRIRAKTHIEKKGNKDIIVVDELPYQCNKVRLIEQIVGLVKEKMIEGISEIRDESDREGIRLVIELKREAMSDIVLNNLYKSTSLEVTFGVILLAIHNKEPKIFTLIELLQLFLRHRKTVIIRRTIFDLEKAKAKAHILEGLKIALDNIDEIIALIKSSADTKSAKDGLIERFNLSEVQAGAILDMRLQRLTGLERDKIENELAELLLEIQRLSDILRSEALLNNLIKEELLEIKDKFKSKRITEIVDDYDDIDVEDLIANEPMVVTITHRGYIKRVPLKQYEKQKRGGKGKIAVTTYDDDFIESFFVSDTHDTLMFVTDRGQLYWLKVYKIPEGSRTAKGKAVVNLVQLQADEKIMAIIPTTDFDETKSIAFFTKNGVIKRTNLSEFKNIRSVGVRAITLDDDDGLVTAKIVTQDAQFLFIVTKKGMCIRFEVGDAREIGRTARGVTGIRFKEENDCVVGAAVIYNEQEELLTVTEKGIGKRTTAEEYRLQNRGGKGVIAMKLTAKTADLVGVVIVDEDKDLMALSSSGKMIRVDMETIRKAGRNTSGVKVVSVEGSDVVASIARCPKEESDELEGEFEEGDESSSNEGSLIVDDTPSAE, encoded by the coding sequence ATGGATAATATTTTTGATTCTAACCAAGACATCAAAACGATTAGTATTGAAGAGTCGATTAAGACCAGTTATCTTGATTATTCGATGAGCGTTATCATCGGACGTGCGCTTCCTGATGCAAGAGATGGTTTGAAACCAGTTCATAGAAGAATTTTATATGCGATGAATGATCTTGCGATCTCTTCACGTAGCCCATACAAGAAATCGGCACGTATCGTTGGTGATGTTATCGGTAAGTACCACCCACATGGTGATACAGCTGTTTATGATGCACTTGTTCGTATGGCTCAACCTTTTTCTATGCGTATTCCTATGGTTGATGGTCAAGGAAACTTCGGTTCTATCGATGGTGATAATGCGGCTGCTATGCGTTATACAGAAGCTCGTATGACACCACTTGCCGAAGAGTTGCTCAGAGATTTAGATAAAGACACCGTTGATTTTGTTCCAAACTATGATGATAGTATGGTAGAGCCAGACGTTCTTCCAAGCCGTGTTCCTAACTTATTGCTTAATGGCTCAAGTGGTATTGCGGTAGGTATGGCAACAAACATTCCACCACACTGTTTAGATGAACTTTTAGATGGACTTTTGCTTCTTATTGACAATCCAGAAGCAACACTTGAAGAGATTATGGAATTCATCAAAGGCCCAGATTTCCCAACAAGCGGTATTATCTTTGGTAAAAAAGGAATCATCGAAGCATACCGTACAGGACGTGGTCGTGTTAGAATTCGTGCGAAAACGCATATCGAGAAAAAAGGAAATAAAGACATCATTGTTGTGGATGAACTTCCATATCAATGTAACAAAGTACGTTTGATTGAACAAATCGTTGGTCTTGTAAAAGAGAAAATGATTGAAGGTATCAGTGAAATTCGTGATGAGAGTGACCGTGAAGGTATTCGTCTTGTTATTGAACTCAAACGTGAAGCGATGAGTGACATTGTTCTTAATAACCTTTATAAATCAACCAGCTTAGAAGTAACATTTGGTGTTATTTTACTTGCAATTCACAATAAAGAACCAAAAATCTTTACATTGATCGAATTGTTACAACTCTTTTTACGTCATCGTAAAACCGTTATTATTCGTCGTACTATTTTTGACCTTGAAAAAGCAAAAGCAAAAGCGCACATCTTAGAAGGTCTTAAAATTGCGCTTGATAACATCGATGAAATCATCGCGTTAATCAAAAGCAGTGCCGATACAAAAAGCGCAAAAGACGGCTTGATTGAGCGTTTCAATCTCAGTGAAGTTCAAGCAGGTGCAATCCTTGATATGAGACTCCAACGTCTTACAGGACTTGAGAGAGACAAAATTGAAAATGAATTGGCTGAGTTGTTACTTGAAATTCAACGCCTCAGCGACATCTTACGCAGTGAAGCACTTCTTAACAACTTGATTAAAGAAGAGTTATTAGAGATTAAAGACAAATTCAAATCAAAACGTATCACAGAAATCGTTGATGATTACGATGATATTGATGTGGAAGACTTGATCGCAAATGAGCCAATGGTTGTCACCATTACTCACCGTGGTTACATTAAACGTGTTCCACTTAAGCAGTATGAGAAACAAAAACGTGGTGGTAAAGGCAAAATCGCTGTAACAACGTACGATGATGACTTTATTGAGAGTTTCTTCGTTTCTGATACCCATGATACCTTGATGTTTGTAACCGATCGCGGACAACTCTACTGGTTAAAAGTGTATAAAATTCCTGAAGGAAGCCGTACAGCAAAAGGTAAAGCGGTTGTCAATCTCGTACAGCTACAAGCAGATGAGAAGATTATGGCAATCATTCCAACGACTGACTTTGATGAAACAAAATCAATTGCATTCTTTACCAAAAATGGTGTCATTAAGCGTACTAATTTGAGCGAATTTAAAAATATTCGTTCTGTAGGTGTTCGTGCGATTACTTTAGATGATGATGATGGTTTAGTGACTGCGAAAATTGTAACACAAGATGCGCAGTTCTTATTTATCGTAACCAAAAAAGGTATGTGTATTCGTTTTGAAGTAGGTGATGCACGTGAAATCGGAAGAACTGCACGTGGTGTTACTGGAATTCGCTTTAAAGAAGAGAACGATTGCGTTGTGGGTGCTGCGGTTATTTACAATGAGCAAGAAGAGCTTTTAACCGTTACTGAAAAAGGTATTGGTAAACGAACAACGGCAGAAGAGTATCGTTTACAAAATCGTGGTGGTAAAGGTGTTATCGCTATGAAGTTGACAGCAAAAACGGCCGATCTAGTAGGTGTTGTTATTGTTGATGAAGATAAAGACCTTATGGCGCTCAGCAGCAGTGGTAAAATGATCCGTGTGGATATGGAAACTATCCGAAAAGCAGGACGTAATACCAGCGGTGTTAAAGTCGTTTCTGTTGAGGGTAGTGACGTAGTTGCAAGTATTGCGCGTTGTCCAAAAGAAGAGAGCGATGAGCTTGAGGGTGAATTTGAAGAAGGTGATGAGAGTTCTTCTAATGAGGGAAGCTTGATTGTAGATGATACACCAAGCGCTGAGTAA
- a CDS encoding sigma-54 dependent transcriptional regulator, whose amino-acid sequence MHVAIVEDDINMRKSLEIALGEYEEFKISTYKSALDALKKIDSSVDLIVTDINMPGMDGIEFIKKLDGQYDIIVITGNATLSRAIESVRLGVKDFLTKPFEIETLVEAIKRHNKIRTKVKESFEKIDSSKEDNGDFIASSPELEKALSIARKAAKTDVSVLLLGESGVGKELFANYVHKNSPRAKNPFVAINMAAIPENLLESELFGYEKGAFTDATAEKKGYFEVANGGTLFLDEIGEMPMTLQAKLLRVIQERVMVRVGGTKELPIDVRIVSATNADIKKSIKEGRFREDLYYRLNTIPIEIAPLRQRKEEILPICEVILERVTKKYGLQKRYFSEEAIESLMAYRWPGNIRELISVVERAVILSDTEAISKEDLFLESRNWFSS is encoded by the coding sequence ATGCATGTTGCAATCGTAGAAGATGATATAAATATGAGAAAATCCCTAGAAATCGCTCTAGGTGAATATGAAGAATTTAAAATTTCTACTTACAAAAGTGCATTAGATGCTCTCAAAAAAATTGATTCAAGTGTTGATCTGATTGTCACTGATATTAATATGCCTGGAATGGATGGCATTGAGTTCATTAAAAAATTAGATGGTCAGTATGATATTATCGTCATTACAGGTAACGCAACTCTCAGTCGTGCCATTGAATCTGTACGCTTAGGCGTGAAAGACTTTTTAACCAAACCTTTTGAAATTGAAACATTGGTTGAAGCCATTAAGCGACATAATAAAATCCGAACAAAAGTTAAAGAGAGTTTTGAGAAGATCGATAGTAGCAAAGAAGATAATGGAGATTTTATTGCAAGTTCTCCTGAGCTTGAAAAAGCGCTTTCTATTGCACGAAAAGCTGCAAAAACGGATGTGAGTGTCCTTCTTTTGGGTGAGAGTGGTGTCGGTAAAGAGCTTTTTGCGAATTACGTGCATAAAAACTCTCCACGCGCTAAAAACCCTTTTGTTGCAATCAATATGGCAGCCATTCCTGAAAACCTTTTAGAGAGTGAACTTTTTGGGTATGAAAAAGGCGCTTTTACGGATGCAACAGCTGAAAAGAAGGGTTATTTTGAAGTTGCCAACGGAGGAACACTCTTTTTAGATGAAATTGGTGAGATGCCTATGACACTTCAAGCCAAGCTTTTAAGAGTGATTCAAGAGCGTGTTATGGTACGCGTAGGTGGAACGAAAGAATTACCGATTGATGTACGTATTGTTTCTGCAACGAATGCCGATATTAAGAAAAGCATCAAAGAGGGACGTTTCAGGGAAGACCTTTACTATAGGCTCAATACGATTCCTATAGAAATAGCGCCACTTCGCCAACGTAAAGAAGAGATTCTGCCGATTTGTGAAGTTATATTAGAGCGTGTTACAAAAAAATACGGTTTACAAAAGCGTTATTTTTCAGAAGAAGCGATTGAGTCATTGATGGCGTATCGATGGCCTGGAAATATTAGAGAGTTGATTTCTGTCGTAGAACGTGCAGTGATCCTAAGTGATACCGAAGCGATTAGCAAAGAAGATCTTTTCCTAGAGAGTCGTAACTGGTTTAGTTCATAG
- a CDS encoding TRAP transporter permease, with protein MKTLEERLDDAKLISEFEGHRDFESNTWQYWFVAAVAFCWSLYQLYIVIDPGNSAHIRAIHLAFGIALAFSMHAMSRSPKLKSVITWYDFLIMIVGVAAILYQWYAYKDLAMRSGAWTQTDIIVGVATILVVLEASRRVMGLPLMLAAVLFLLYDYFGPYLPDMIAHKGASINKIMGQMVLTTEGIFGVPLGVSASFVFLFVLFGSLLDRAGAGEYFIKVAYTILGKYDGGPAKAAVAASGMFGMISGSSIANTVTVGTFTIPLMKRLGFSSHKAAAVETAASVNGQLMPPIMGAAAFIMAEFLGLDYTDIVFAAFIPAFTCYAALFYIVHLEAKKHGLKGEDPSVLGRTWPIFIRGIHYLIPIFFLIYTLIILKQSAQSAAFSAIMFLMIIMVVQKPFKAFLNKEKITLPLILEGFADIGNGMVMGGKNMVSIAAATAVAGLIVGSVTLTGIGLVLAEVIDNLSGGYILGVLFLTMFVSLVLGMGLPTTANYIVMASLTAPIIMELSANNGYLIPIIAAHMFVFYFGILADDTPPVGMAAYAAAAIAKSDPIVTGWQSFIYDMRTALLPFMFFFNNELLLIGGVDPSDPNNASKWQWITNPFEIGLIFGGAVLGMFAFTSATQSFILTKINTIERICLVVVIPFLMLPKLMAAKLGLPSHYISYVIGLGIYGFIYFTQRIKYKKQQLALA; from the coding sequence GTGAAAACATTAGAAGAACGACTGGATGATGCGAAACTCATCAGCGAATTTGAAGGTCATAGAGATTTTGAAAGTAATACGTGGCAATACTGGTTTGTAGCTGCTGTTGCTTTTTGTTGGTCTTTATACCAACTTTACATTGTTATTGATCCAGGTAATAGTGCTCATATAAGAGCTATTCACTTGGCATTTGGTATTGCGCTTGCATTTTCAATGCATGCTATGAGTAGGAGTCCAAAACTAAAATCTGTTATCACATGGTATGATTTTCTCATTATGATTGTAGGTGTTGCTGCTATTTTATACCAATGGTATGCCTACAAAGACCTTGCTATGCGTTCAGGTGCATGGACTCAAACCGATATTATCGTCGGTGTTGCAACCATTTTAGTTGTTCTTGAAGCTTCACGCAGAGTTATGGGACTTCCATTGATGCTTGCAGCAGTTCTGTTTTTATTGTATGACTATTTTGGTCCTTATCTTCCTGACATGATTGCTCATAAAGGAGCAAGTATTAACAAAATTATGGGACAAATGGTACTCACAACAGAAGGTATCTTTGGTGTACCTCTTGGCGTTAGTGCAAGCTTTGTCTTTTTGTTTGTTCTCTTTGGCTCATTGCTAGATCGTGCAGGAGCAGGTGAATATTTTATTAAAGTCGCATACACTATTCTCGGTAAGTATGATGGTGGTCCTGCTAAGGCTGCTGTTGCTGCTTCTGGTATGTTTGGTATGATTTCAGGCTCATCTATCGCCAATACCGTTACAGTTGGTACATTTACCATTCCTTTGATGAAACGTCTTGGTTTTAGCTCCCATAAAGCAGCCGCTGTTGAGACAGCAGCTTCGGTTAATGGTCAGTTGATGCCTCCAATTATGGGTGCTGCTGCGTTTATTATGGCAGAATTTTTAGGTCTTGATTATACCGATATCGTATTTGCTGCATTTATTCCTGCTTTTACATGTTATGCGGCACTTTTTTACATCGTTCATCTTGAAGCTAAAAAACATGGTCTTAAAGGTGAAGATCCAAGTGTTTTAGGACGTACATGGCCTATCTTTATCAGAGGTATTCACTATCTTATCCCGATCTTTTTCTTGATCTACACGCTTATCATCCTTAAACAGTCTGCACAAAGCGCTGCTTTTAGTGCCATTATGTTTTTGATGATTATTATGGTTGTGCAAAAGCCTTTTAAAGCTTTCCTCAATAAAGAAAAAATTACCCTTCCACTCATTCTTGAAGGATTTGCCGACATTGGTAATGGTATGGTTATGGGTGGTAAGAACATGGTATCTATCGCTGCTGCGACTGCAGTTGCTGGTTTGATCGTAGGTTCAGTTACTCTTACTGGTATAGGTCTGGTTCTTGCAGAAGTCATTGATAATCTCTCTGGTGGATATATCCTAGGCGTCTTGTTCTTGACAATGTTTGTTTCTTTAGTGCTTGGTATGGGACTTCCAACCACAGCAAACTATATCGTAATGGCATCACTCACAGCTCCGATTATTATGGAGTTATCAGCCAATAACGGTTATCTCATCCCTATCATCGCAGCGCACATGTTTGTTTTCTACTTTGGTATCTTAGCGGATGACACGCCACCTGTCGGTATGGCAGCTTATGCCGCCGCCGCCATCGCAAAAAGTGATCCAATTGTGACCGGATGGCAATCATTTATTTACGATATGCGTACGGCACTCCTACCGTTTATGTTCTTTTTCAACAATGAGCTTCTCTTAATCGGTGGAGTAGATCCAAGTGATCCAAATAATGCGTCTAAATGGCAATGGATAACCAATCCATTTGAGATTGGACTTATTTTTGGTGGAGCGGTACTGGGTATGTTTGCCTTTACATCGGCAACGCAAAGTTTTATCTTAACGAAGATAAACACTATCGAACGTATCTGTTTAGTTGTTGTTATTCCATTTTTGATGTTACCAAAACTTATGGCAGCAAAATTAGGACTCCCAAGCCACTATATCTCTTACGTTATAGGATTAGGCATTTATGGGTTTATCTACTTTACGCAGCGTATTAAGTATAAGAAACAACAATTAGCATTAGCATAA
- a CDS encoding YqhA family protein: MLERWFEKGLWASRLVILLAVIFSIFAAFALFLIGSADLYHVVIATYKYFFMGIHPENFHADVVAEIIGAVDLYLIAVVLLIFGFGIYELFISDIDVAKGTGGDKVLYVSSLDELKDKIAKVIVMVLVVSFFQRVLHTDYKGSLEMLYFAISITALSLGLYFLHKGGKH, from the coding sequence ATGCTTGAGCGTTGGTTTGAAAAAGGATTATGGGCAAGTAGACTTGTTATTTTACTTGCCGTAATCTTTAGTATCTTTGCAGCATTTGCACTTTTCCTCATTGGCAGTGCAGATTTATATCATGTCGTTATTGCGACGTATAAATATTTTTTCATGGGAATACATCCTGAAAATTTTCATGCTGACGTTGTCGCTGAAATTATCGGTGCCGTTGATCTTTATTTGATTGCAGTTGTTTTACTGATTTTTGGTTTTGGTATTTATGAACTGTTCATTTCAGATATTGATGTAGCAAAAGGCACTGGTGGCGATAAGGTTTTATATGTAAGCTCTTTGGACGAGCTTAAGGATAAGATTGCTAAAGTCATCGTCATGGTTTTAGTAGTGAGCTTTTTTCAGCGTGTTTTACATACTGATTATAAAGGTTCATTAGAGATGCTTTATTTTGCTATTTCAATTACAGCACTCTCTTTAGGACTTTACTTTTTACATAAAGGTGGAAAGCACTGA
- a CDS encoding LPP20 family lipoprotein produces MNRWFMTLLASLGLVLVISGCSAKKEEPAKNPKDAMYDFSNEKSFVVYGEGIAPKNTVSPAQAIALAKRAAITDGYRQLGEKLYGVKINSSETVQDAALKDSRIVAQVNALVKDAAITDAAFKDGLYSVRMEITMSARRWQELFAY; encoded by the coding sequence ATGAATAGATGGTTTATGACACTTTTGGCAAGTTTAGGTTTGGTGTTAGTGATTTCGGGTTGTTCAGCGAAGAAAGAAGAACCAGCCAAAAATCCAAAAGATGCAATGTATGATTTTAGCAATGAAAAATCCTTTGTTGTTTATGGTGAAGGCATTGCACCTAAAAATACAGTTTCACCTGCGCAAGCAATTGCTCTTGCAAAACGTGCAGCGATTACCGATGGTTACCGTCAACTTGGCGAAAAACTTTATGGCGTTAAAATTAATTCAAGTGAGACTGTTCAAGATGCAGCATTAAAAGATTCTCGTATCGTTGCACAGGTTAATGCCCTTGTTAAAGATGCAGCTATTACAGATGCAGCATTTAAAGATGGCTTATACAGTGTTAGAATGGAAATTACGATGAGCGCACGTAGGTGGCAAGAACTCTTTGCCTACTAA
- a CDS encoding transposase: protein MPRRLRIESLGYHHIYNRGVAKGNVFEDEKDKAKFIELIASIAREYKFNIHAFCLMDNHYHILVQNTRENLSSGMRQLNAQYATYFNKRHQRVGHLWQDRFKSWYVLDQKYLFTLFKYIENNPIKAGMSQRIGDYMFCSTYSILKDAIPAFLQNSFVLRDYHTHELFDLLSIPLSLEERTRINTFHQTKYNHHNSEIQPLHKEKLESYFMNVQNKQQRNEAIKNAYNDGYSKSEIARNISLSVAGVSKILKS from the coding sequence ATGCCACGAAGATTACGTATTGAAAGCTTAGGATACCATCATATATACAATAGAGGTGTAGCAAAAGGAAATGTTTTTGAAGATGAAAAAGATAAAGCAAAATTTATTGAACTGATAGCAAGTATTGCTAGAGAGTATAAGTTTAATATACATGCATTTTGTTTGATGGACAACCATTATCATATTTTAGTACAAAATACGCGTGAAAATCTCTCTTCAGGCATGCGCCAATTAAATGCGCAGTACGCAACATATTTCAATAAGCGGCATCAAAGAGTAGGACATTTGTGGCAAGATAGATTCAAGTCATGGTATGTTTTAGATCAAAAATATCTCTTTACACTTTTTAAGTATATTGAAAATAATCCAATCAAAGCAGGAATGAGCCAAAGAATAGGTGATTACATGTTTTGTTCTACTTATAGTATTTTAAAAGATGCTATACCTGCCTTTTTACAAAACAGTTTTGTTTTACGAGATTATCATACCCATGAGTTATTTGATCTGTTAAGCATTCCTCTTAGTCTAGAAGAACGCACACGCATCAACACATTTCATCAAACGAAGTACAATCATCACAATAGTGAAATTCAGCCTTTGCATAAAGAAAAACTTGAAAGTTATTTTATGAATGTACAAAATAAACAGCAAAGAAATGAAGCAATAAAAAATGCTTATAACGATGGATATAGTAAAAGTGAGATCGCAAGAAATATTTCTCTAAGCGTTGCGGGAGTGAGTAAAATACTAAAAAGTTAA
- a CDS encoding aspartate-semialdehyde dehydrogenase, whose amino-acid sequence MKKYNVAIVGATGAVGEELVRVLEEVDFPVNNLVPLASSKSAGIELEFKGKTYKVLELTEKAFEENDVEIAFFSAGGDISAHYAPFAAEAGAVVIDNTSHFRMDADVPLVVPECNPDDIDQWQNRGIIANPNCSTIQMVQVLKPLDDLFNITRVDVATYQAVSGAGKGGMEELVNQMQDFFAFKLDQCEPKTFAHQIALNVIPHIDVFMDNAYTKEEMKMVNETQKILGKKMEISATCVRVPVMRSHSEAITIHFEKDVNLDKAIEALKNAENVVVIDNPAKKEYPMPIISTDTNETYVGRIRKDINRDNVLHLWCVADQIRVGAATNAVRIAQKWIKREEA is encoded by the coding sequence ATGAAAAAGTACAATGTAGCAATCGTTGGAGCTACTGGTGCGGTTGGCGAAGAGTTAGTTAGAGTTTTAGAAGAGGTTGACTTCCCTGTCAATAATCTTGTTCCATTAGCAAGCAGTAAAAGTGCAGGTATTGAACTTGAGTTCAAAGGCAAAACCTATAAAGTACTTGAGCTTACTGAAAAAGCATTTGAAGAGAACGATGTTGAAATTGCATTTTTTAGTGCCGGTGGTGACATTTCAGCACACTATGCTCCATTTGCAGCAGAGGCAGGTGCAGTAGTCATCGACAATACAAGCCATTTCAGAATGGATGCGGACGTTCCTTTGGTTGTTCCTGAGTGTAATCCAGATGATATTGACCAATGGCAAAACAGAGGTATCATCGCAAATCCAAACTGTTCAACTATTCAGATGGTACAAGTGTTAAAGCCACTCGATGATTTGTTTAACATTACACGTGTGGATGTTGCAACATACCAAGCGGTAAGTGGTGCAGGAAAAGGCGGTATGGAAGAGCTTGTTAACCAAATGCAAGACTTTTTTGCCTTTAAATTGGATCAATGTGAGCCAAAAACATTTGCACATCAAATTGCGCTCAATGTTATTCCTCATATCGATGTTTTTATGGATAACGCATACACTAAAGAAGAGATGAAAATGGTCAATGAGACCCAAAAAATCTTGGGTAAAAAAATGGAAATCAGTGCTACATGTGTACGTGTTCCTGTTATGAGAAGTCACTCTGAAGCGATTACGATTCATTTTGAAAAAGATGTCAATTTGGATAAGGCAATTGAAGCACTCAAAAATGCTGAGAATGTTGTTGTTATCGACAACCCAGCAAAAAAAGAGTACCCAATGCCAATTATCTCAACTGATACTAATGAAACATACGTAGGAAGAATTCGTAAAGATATCAATCGCGATAACGTTCTTCACTTATGGTGTGTTGCTGACCAAATTCGTGTGGGTGCTGCAACCAATGCAGTAAGAATCGCACAAAAATGGATTAAGAGAGAAGAAGCGTAA